One genomic window of Prochlorococcus marinus str. NATL2A includes the following:
- a CDS encoding Rieske 2Fe-2S domain-containing protein — protein sequence MNEENGKNNKPFEYETNNLIRSNFNEKESVQDLENIAPKPSNQLTNGLLGWYSVSSSESIKEGKLNHFTIYNEPLVLYRDREGIVRCVKDVCPHRGASFLGGEVINGQLVCPYHGARFSSQGSCTNLDRITCQHIIDSNYDSYAKSIKLFQYPCVEKEGYIYIYYTGTPLANIEDFQIKSSINSLLPDSYGFPSLEYEYEEVYVDFKADWARIIENHLDILHVFWMHGDTIPDKNVNRETITSFNQKIKRDNRQIESIYSYKTNGQEEFIRIKFVPPGRIFIYKGSPESTRYIQVLDHIPLGNNKARVIVRHYRKFLKNKLFTNLVLFSHLQRRTFYKIFTEDYLVLKTQTFNDQMGYIQKDNVKLLGEDKMVQYYWDWLQNALNKEKPWDIHPTNSLTNTVHEDRGMQYPPENPNMAIKNNRQIIIKLLTRLLFPISFILLLI from the coding sequence ATGAACGAAGAAAATGGAAAAAACAATAAACCATTTGAATATGAGACTAATAACCTCATTAGATCTAATTTTAATGAGAAAGAAAGTGTACAAGATCTAGAAAATATTGCTCCCAAACCTTCTAATCAACTAACTAATGGCCTATTAGGTTGGTATTCTGTATCGAGTAGCGAATCAATAAAGGAGGGTAAATTAAATCACTTCACAATTTATAATGAGCCACTTGTTTTGTATCGCGATAGAGAAGGTATTGTTAGATGTGTAAAAGATGTATGTCCTCACAGAGGAGCTTCATTTCTAGGCGGTGAAGTGATAAATGGACAACTTGTTTGTCCTTATCACGGTGCAAGGTTCTCATCTCAAGGAAGTTGCACAAATTTAGATAGAATAACCTGTCAACATATTATTGATTCTAATTACGATAGCTATGCAAAAAGTATAAAACTTTTTCAATATCCATGCGTAGAAAAAGAAGGCTATATTTATATTTATTATACAGGGACACCTTTAGCAAATATTGAAGACTTTCAAATAAAATCTTCAATCAACAGCCTTCTTCCTGATTCCTATGGGTTTCCATCTTTAGAATATGAATATGAAGAAGTTTATGTAGATTTCAAAGCAGATTGGGCGAGAATTATAGAAAATCATCTGGATATATTGCATGTATTCTGGATGCACGGAGATACGATCCCCGACAAGAACGTAAACCGAGAAACAATAACCAGCTTCAATCAAAAAATAAAAAGAGATAATAGGCAAATAGAAAGTATATATTCATATAAAACTAATGGGCAAGAAGAGTTTATCAGAATAAAATTCGTACCTCCTGGAAGGATTTTTATATATAAGGGCTCACCTGAAAGTACAAGATATATTCAAGTTCTTGATCATATTCCACTAGGAAATAATAAAGCAAGAGTAATAGTAAGGCATTATAGAAAGTTCCTTAAAAATAAACTTTTTACAAATTTAGTTTTATTTAGTCATCTACAAAGAAGAACATTTTATAAGATTTTTACTGAAGATTATTTAGTCTTAAAAACCCAAACTTTTAATGATCAAATGGGCTATATACAAAAAGATAATGTAAAGCTGTTAGGTGAAGATAAAATGGTTCAATATTACTGGGACTGGCTTCAAAATGCATTAAATAAAGAAAAGCCGTGGGACATACATCCAACCAATTCATTAACGAACACAGTTCATGAGGATAGAGGGATGCAATATCCTCCAGAAAATCCTAATATGGCTATAAAAAACAATAGACAGATAATTATAAAACTTTTAACTAGATTATTGTTCCCAATAAGTTTTATTCTGCTATTAATATAA